The DNA region CTTCTACCACGTTCTCGGTGcctttcttatctttgatttctagatcgaattcttgtaagagtaggatccatcttaaaaCTCCCGATTTAgcatccttcttacttaacaGGTACCTAATTGTGGCGTGGTCGGTATAGACAATTATTTTTTTCTCATACTAAGTAGGAATGAAATTTATCTAAAGCGAACACAACAACTAGGAGTTCTTTTTCtgtggtggcgtagttcatcCGCGCGTTGTCTAGGGTTTTGCTTGCATAATAAATATCATGAAGCTTTTTATCTTCTCTTTGTCCTAAGCAACGCCAACGGCAAaatcactagcgtcacacattatctcaaacgGCTTACTGCGATCAGGTGGTTTCATGATGGGTGCAGTAATAAGAGCATTTTTTAGATGTTCAAACGCTTTTAAGTACTCttcgtcgaatatgaattcatCGTCTTTCATTAATAAGCCTGTTAGTGgtttgttattttagagaaatccTCAACGAATCGTCGGTAGAAACTGGCGTGTCCTAGGACATTGCGAATTTCTCTAACTATTTTTGGAGGTTGAAGATGTTCTATAGTTTCGAATTTTGCTTTATCCACCTCAATCCCTCAATCGGATACGACATGGCCAAGTACAattccttgtcggaccatgaaatgacatttttcccaatttaatACGAGATTTACCTTAACGCATCTCTCAAGTACCATTTCTAGGTTTGAAAGACATCCTTCGAAGCTTTTCCCACAAACAaagaagtcatccatgaatacttccattATTTTGCCTATAAAATcagcgaagattgacatcatgcgTCTCTGAAATGTTGCAAGGGCATTACACagtccaaacgacattcgtcgataggagaatgtaccataaggacatgtgaaagtagtcttttcttggtcatcaagatggataggaatttgaaagaatcctgagTATCCATCTAAATAGCAGAAGTAAGAATGTTTAGCcagtcgttcaagcatttgatcaatgaaaggtaATGGAAAGTGTTCTTTACGAGTggctttatttaattttctatagtCTATGCATATTCTCCATCCAGTTTGAGTTCTGTTTGCTACTGATTCGCCCTTCTCATTACTAACAACTGTAACACCTCCCTTCTTTGGAATGACATGTATCGGGCTGACCTAGTTACTGTCGGATATCAGTTATATAATTCTTGCTTCTAATACCTTTTGTACCTCCTTTTTTACTACATCACTCAAGATAGGATTTAGTCTTCTCTAATGCTCTCTAGAGGTTTTGCAGTTCTCTTCTAACATAATGCGATGCATACATATAgagggacttattccttttaAGTCGGAGATGTTATAGCCTAGAGTTGTCGGATATTTTCTTAGGATATGGAGTAATTTTTTGGTTTCTATTTGTCCTAAGTCAGCATTGACTATAACTGGTCTTTCAAGCTCGGTATCTAGGAATTCATACCTTAAATCTTTGGGTAGAGTTTTAAGTTCTATTGAAGGTTTCTTGGGGCATGGAATTGGATTTGGTGTTAGTGCTAGACATTCTCTTATATTGTCATTTACGTATGGCTCACACCAATTATCGTCTTCGAATATATGAGGTATTGGAATCTTCAGTACTTCAGTATACTTAAATGGATCCTTCTCCATTTCTTTCACACATTCGTCTATGACGTCTAAGAAACAACATGAGTCATCTATAGCTGGTGCTTGTAGGAATTTAGCTAAGAGAAATTCAACTTTTTCTTCTCTGACTTCGAATGTTAGCCTACCCTTCTTCACATCTATGATGGCTCCGACTGTGGCTAAAAAGGGTCTTCCTAAAATAATAAGGATGTGGGAATCCTTCTTTATATCCATTATTACAAAATCAGTTGGAATATAGATTTGTCCTATACAAACGGGAAAGTTCTCTAGCATACCTATTG from Lathyrus oleraceus cultivar Zhongwan6 chromosome 1, CAAS_Psat_ZW6_1.0, whole genome shotgun sequence includes:
- the LOC127087037 gene encoding uncharacterized protein LOC127087037, translated to MPSNAKFLKEILSNKKKLEDDETVMLTAECSAIIQNNMPPKMKDPGCFSIPCVIRKFIIDKALCDLGANVSLMPLSTCEKLNLGELRPTKMSLQLADHSIKYPIGMLENFPVCIGQIYIPTDFVIMDIKKDSHILIILGRPFLATVGAIIDVKKGRLTFEVREEKVEFLLAKFLQAPAIDDSCCFLDVIDECVKEMEKDPFKYTEVLKIPIPHIFEDDNWCEPYVNDNIRECLALTPNPIPCPKKPSIELKTLPKDLRYEFLDTELERPVIVNADLGQIETKKLLHILRKYPTTLGYNISDLKGISPSICMHRIMLEENCKTSREH